One part of the Symphalangus syndactylus isolate Jambi chromosome 1, NHGRI_mSymSyn1-v2.1_pri, whole genome shotgun sequence genome encodes these proteins:
- the CCND1 gene encoding G1/S-specific cyclin-D1 — protein MEHQLLCCEVETIRRAYPDANLLNDRVLRAMLKAEETCAPSVSYFKCVQKEVLPSMRKIVATWMLEVCEEQKCEEDVFPLAMNYLDRFLSLEPVKKSRLQLLGATCMFVASKMKETIPLTAEKLCIYTDNSIRPEELLQMELLLVNKLKWNLAAMTPHDFIEHFLSKMPEAEENKQIIRKHAQTFVALCATDVKFISNPPSMVAAGSVVAAVQGLNLRSPNNFLSYYRLTRFLSRVIKCDPDCLRACQEQIEALLESSLRQAQQNMDPKAAEEEEEEEEEVDLACTPTDVRDVDI, from the exons ATGGAACACCAGCTCCTGTGCTGCGAAGTGGAAACCATCCGCCGCGCGTACCCCGATGCCAACCTCCTCAACGACCGGGTGCTGCGGGCCATGCTGAAGGCGGAGGAGACCTGCGCGCCCTCGGTGTCCTACTTCAAATGTGTGCAGAAGGAGGTCCTGCCGTCCATGCGGAAGATCGTCGCCACCTGGATGCTGGAG GTCTGCGAGGAGCAGAAATGCGAGGAGGACGTCTTCCCGCTGGCCATGAACTACCTGGACCGCTTCCTGTCTCTGGAGCCCGTGAAAAAGAGCCGCCTGCAGCTGCTGGGGGCCACTTGCATGTTCGTGGCCTCTAAGATGAAGGAGACCATCCCCCTGACGGCCGAGAAGCTGTGCATCTACACCGACAACTCCATCCGGCCCGAGGAGCTGCTG CAAATGGAGCTGCTACTGGTGAACAAGCTCAAGTGGAACCTGGCCGCCATGACCCCGCACGATTTCATTGAACACTTCCTCTCCAAAATGCCAGAGGCGGAGGAGAACAAACAGATCATCCGCAAACACGCGCAGACCTTCGTTGCCCTCTGTGCCACAG aTGTGAAGTTCATTTCCAATCCGCCCTCCATGGTGGCAGCGGGGAGTGTGGTGGCCGCGGTGCAAGGCCTGAACCTGAGGAGCCCCAACAACTTCCTGTCCTACTACCGCCTCACACGCTTCCTCTCCAGAGTGATCAAGTGTGACCCG GACTGCCTCCGGGCCTGCCAGGAGCAGATCGAAGCCCTGCTGGAGTCAAGCCTGCGCCAGGCCCAGCAGAACATGGACCCCAAGGCCgccgaggaggaggaagaggaggaggaggaggtggaccTGGCTTGCACACCCACCGACGTGCGGGACGTGGACATCTGA